Below is a genomic region from Seriola aureovittata isolate HTS-2021-v1 ecotype China chromosome 23, ASM2101889v1, whole genome shotgun sequence.
tgatgctgaactcgcgtttcttctacactggtaaataaacagctgctaatgttagcgatgtagcaacagcaaaacttataaaaagCTCCTTTAATGCGAAAGCCAGTGAACTAGGAAGACACTCAGTGGAGCACAAACTTCTCCCAAAGACACATTACAATGACTGATGAGAAGATTATAATCCTGAGTTAAAAAAGCCTCTAACAATGTTTAGGAAAGTGATAAAGAATAATCCTGGATCCTTGTCACCTAGATTTAATGTGCTCTTCCCTGATcaatccctccaccaagtttggttcAAATCGATTCATACTTTTTACATACTTCTGCtaacaagcaaacaaaccaacaagaacaagaacagacATCACACCTTCCTACAGATGCCTCCAAATTCTCAAACCAACCGTCCAAAGATTTTGTTAATGTCACATAAGAGACAGACGCAGAAATAAAATCTATTGAGAGGCTGAAACGATGAATTTGAATTCATGCTACAAATTATTAACAATCTCTTGAGCGCTAAATAGAGTTTCTAAGATGTAACTTCATTGAACTTAATTGTCgaggaaattcaaatttgacacagcagcaacaaaaagaagtaagaaataaaataagaacagaaagagaatgtaaaataaatgagataaaacagagacactatatacaatataaaaggAGATAATTAAGTGTTTGAAGAGACAGTGAACTGACActtgttgcagctctagtttCATTGTGCATTTTCCTAGAATCACAGGTTTGATGGACGTTATAGttttttacagtgaaacacaaaGATTTGGATCGATGactaaaagaaaacatgagtcTCTTTCTCCTGAAAAGTCCTCAGCTCgtcttctttgtctctgtctgatCTGTGACTTTCATTAGAAACTGATCAGTGTTTATTGTTCTTACACGACATGTGACACTACTCAGAACTCCACTACAGTCAAAACCAAATATAAATGTAAGGTAAGCTCCTGTGTTCCCGCCATGTTGTGTGTGAAGAGTGCAGCTGCTTCCGgactctgttttctgtctgaagcTGGTTCTAAACCGACCTGTTCAACTGATTCTGGGTCTCTGGTCTCTTCACAGCAGTCTGATGCTAATGCTAGCCATGTTAGCAAACGTCACTCACTTCACCTGAGATTCACTCTGGTCACGTGACTCGTTTCAACATGAGCCCGGGAAAAcagaccaacacaaacactttgtatTTCTGATGCCACAAAAACCAGCGGATCAAACACGGACCCTCCATCAAGTCCTGAACACTGACCTGTAGACCGGCGGGACCAGCGGCCTCCAGGCTCCGATGCTCCTGGTTCTCCTCCGTCGTCCCGGTCTGGTCGTTAAAATCTGGATCCTGGTTCTCCTCCTTTATGCCGACCTTCTCCTGGTCAGGGTCGTTGAAATCTGGGTCCTGGTGTTCCTCTTTCACCGCAGTCTTGTAGTGGTCCTCATCGATGAAATCTGGATCTTGGTTCTCCTCCTTAATTACAATCTTGTAGTGGCCCTGGTCAACAAAATCCGGGTCCTGGTCCTCCTCCTTTATTCCGTTATTCTCTTGGTCATTGTCGATGAAATCTGGATCCTGGTTCTCCTCTTTCATCCCGGTCTTGAAGAGGTCCTGGTCGATGAaatcctggtcctggttctcctcctTTATGCCGGTATTCTCTTGGTCATGGTCAATGAAGTCCGggtcctggttctcctccttcatcccGGTCTTGTAGTGATCCTGGttgaggaaatcaaacagaaatgttcTACAATGGTTCCTTTAAGAACATTCCTGTGTTCTACAGTAAAACTAAGacttatattttaattaaacaggaaaaaggaaTTGATGAAATTGAATGATGTAATAAACCTGTCAAACATTAAATTAAGTTTTCTTCtatatttttcattcttcattatCAGAGAATAGAAAACGACATTGACTCTTAAAGTAAAATCTAAACATGGACGTGGTTAAATACAGATGTGTAAaggaggtggtgtgtgtgtgtgttggggggggggggtcatacatatatacatagataATTATGACATCTCAAAGAACAATTAGTTTTCCACTGTATACAGCACAACTTTCACCTTCGTAGAACTTAAAGTGTTCATAAGAGTCCTCATAAGACTAAGTGGGGGTTGTGGGTGGAGTCATCCCAGAACCCATCCTGTATCCCCCCATAAGGAAGGTGGACCGAGCCCCTGTGTGTTTGGACCGGACTCTGAACTCTCACTGAACACTGGTCAGATCAGCTGACGACcataacagacacaaacactggcGGGAACAATCACTGCTGCGTGTGATTGTTGTTGGGCGCTTAATAAACGACTTAACTTCATACCTGAACAACATCAACCTCCGGAACAAAGATACACGAACACAGGAAGCAAATTAAAGTTCCTCGACAGACGCCGGAAGTCCAGTAACATACATTTAAGTTACGACCGGTTACAGGCGCAAATAAAACGTCAAATCGCTGAAGATAAAAACGTTGACATgaaatttaaatctaaatctgttTAACAACGAACACACCGGCCTCTGTTTGACTTTAAGTCTGTTGTCAAAGAACAGCGTCAGCTAGCTACGTTAGCTTCCGCCCGCCGAGCTAATGCTAGTTAGCTCCTCTTTTCTGACGCAgcgaaacaggaagttgtttcaaaaatataaaactgccTCGGAAAAATGTAAAGTTACGGCCTCATTCACTGTATCATGTAAAACTTACCTGGAAAGGCCCGATTATCAGAACAGAGTTCGACCAACCCGCAGTCTTTACGCTGCaggatgaaaacaggaagtcccGACAAATACCAGTGTCCGGGTGAAACATGGAAGAGGaacattgtttctgttgttacaAGTTCTGTGACACGATTAGAAATCTCAGCTATATCGCATGTCAAAGATTGATAACCACCCTCAATTATTCATATCCATAAACATTAATGATCCTGAATGAATCTTTCTCAATTATTAATATCattcaaaaacataatagtcAAATTAAAGatcttgctttttttaaaataaaaataatttgtttttataatgagaaataaaataatttgggAATTCACCATTTGCTCCACCAATCCTGAAGACACCTCAGTAAATGTGGTTAGAATTTCTATTGACACTCAGTTACTCAGttttgacaaataaacaaaaagtgtAATTGAAAGTCTTTCTTTTTAGTCTTGAGTCTTAAATTAAGAAACAACTAAAATAGCAATCTGTAGAAGAGAAATGAGATTCTTTAAGTTGCAGCTTTCCATGTTAACGTGGGACTGTTTTGTCAGCTGTGGGAAATACAATCTTGTTACTGATGTTGGCGACTAGGTCGTTAGAAGAAAGGAAAACACTCTCCATCAACATGGATATATTTAGCATGTGAGTCAGTTGATGATGACGTGGAGGAACGTTAGGAGACGACACACAGTGAAGctgttttgtacttttatgGAAAACTAATTATTCAGTGCAGCTGGAGGTCAGGTCTCACTCAGGCGTCCCAGCAGCTAATGAAACAGTCCTGAGGTCATTATGCTGCCAGGAGTGACTTCACTTTAATCAGCAGCATGTGTTTGAGACTACAGCAGTGATAACATGCAGACCGGCTGGAGGAGGGACAGTACAACCTGATGGGTGCACTGTTAGAGAgttcatcatttaaaataatgatgttttgtgaCTCGTCGTTACGAGtgaaagaagaagcagagacctctgttcatttttacagatttattgAGTAAACCACATGATCAATATCTGATGCgtctcaaaaagaaaaaagacttaaaGTTGACTCCAGTCTCTGAAGCTCCTTTTCCACTGGatagaatattttcagctctttatcttcccgtaaaaacagcactttccttcgTTACATTTTCCTCAACAGCTGAAAGAGTGAACTTACGGCACGCACGGTATTACGCCGCAGCTGAagccgcaggtcagctgagtgatcCAGAGGAGCTAAACTTCTTTGTTTAGACGGtaagataaagagctgaaaatatCCCCCATGAAGCTTGATTTGAACAGATATGGGATCTTTTCGGTGGATatatttagccccgcccacagcagctcctctctctgctcctgcaccggttctcctgctgctcctctaaacacactgactacacacgacaacctcacacaaccccagcTATCCCTTTAAGGATGAAAGCGTGAAGCTGCAGACTCTAAATAAATTTCTAAAACACAACCACCGTCCACGGTCCGAACAGAGCGACAAACTCGACCGGCAGTGCGTGTTTTAAAAAACCTGATTAAGCCTGATAATGTGGGTGTGAAAAGGGAATCAGACGGAGGTCAGGAATCAGAGTtactcacactgacactgtcTTTCTGATCAAAATCTTACAGGCACTATAAAGGCAACTATCACAAGAAATCAAACACATCAGCACAATGACTATGCCACTAAATAAGACCAAAGCTTGTAGAGTATTAGGAAGACATTTCATTCCTTGTAGAAAACTCTTTAGAGAATTAAAGTCTGACCGTCACAGGTCACAACAGCTGGATTGAACTGGTTCAACTGGAGGGATTagactgaaataaacatgtgCACATTGTGAAAGAGACAGCTGATTCAGACACTCCCCACATCTCATTGGCTGATACATTATCAGTTTTTATATCACAATATCAAACTCAACATTCCCCTTATAAATTCTGTGTCAGTCAGGCCGTGGTTCGTATCAGTTACCAGCTTCAGTTAGTGGTTACCGTCTGAGACAGAAAGTCGGTCGCTGTCAGTGGTGTTAGTAATTACACCTCTTATTACTTTAACATGTAGCGTTCATAACTTATTATTACACCGATAACTCTGATATTAGTAAAGAGTCGTATCTGCCTAAGAAGCATAAACCTAAAACCACTGACACAAATTATGGTCAGTTTCTGGTGACAGCCATTCGCCatggaaatgcattttttatgacatCGGTTCAACATACAAATCactttcctttttgtctttgttggttTTACTCACGTtcatatttttaagtttaattcCTACTGAGAGACGCAATTTCATATTGTAGCAAAAGCTTTTTAATCCTTTTCAATTGTGTTACATTGGAGgtcaaaaaatgatttttagtCCATTTTTTTAGTTGAAAACTCTAAAATATTTAGAGTTaaacaatttgaaaatgatcaaagtttcatttttaaaccagGACATCTATTCCAGGTTCTGCTCCCCACTGTCAGATGTAGTGACTCCCTCTGCCGTCAGCACACGTCGGTTTGGAAAGTCCGAGCGAATCGTAAGAAGAGAGACAATAAAAGGTTGTTGCCAGTGAAAATGCtgcattcaaacacaaacaaccaggAGATGAATTATCAACAGGAAGTGCAGTCTGTAAGTTACTGGGATAATACAGTGAGTCGGGTTCAGCACCTTTGTGAACATCATAATCTCTTAcaaactgtttacattttgaggTTGACCAGTCCAAGGtttcaaagagcaaaaaaaaatcaaaactttcCAAAGAGCTTTGAcaaaatttctgtttttatcaaGCAACctaccaaccaatcagagcttgTCATACTCATGTGTCTCTTTACAGGATGGAGAAATGTGCTTTACATCCCAAACACCAGTGAAATCAGAGGTTTTTCATATGTGAACACATTTATTGCTAGAAAACATCAGGCAGGAGAAAACAGCTGAACTGGCGTTGAGTGTTTCTAACTAACATGGACACGTTGGTGGATTTTCAGACTGGTCGACCTGCTGAAAGCTTTCCCACACTTATCACAGATGAAGGGCTTCTCTCCGGTGTGACTCCGCCGGTGGTTTCTTAGATCCCCCGACTGTGAGAAAACGGCGCCACACTGGTCACAGCTGTACGGCTTCTCTCCGGTGTGGACGCGCTGGTGGACTATACACTGACTTGAAGATGAAAAAGCTTTGCCACACTGATCACAGACGTACGGTTTCTCTCCAGTGTGAATGCGTCTGTGGGATTTTAACTGACTTAAAGTCACAAAAGCTCTGCCACATGTGTCACAGCTGTGCGGTTTCTCTCCAGTGTGAATACGTTTGTGAGGTTTCAATCTACTTACAGTTGCAAAAGTCTTTCCACACAGGTCGCAGCTGTACGGCCTCTCTCCACTGTGAAGGTGTTGGTGGGTGTGTAGCTCCTTCAGAGTCACATAAGCTTTCCCACACTGGTCGCAGCTGTACGGTCTCTCCCTTGAGTGAATGCGCTGGTGACGTTTTAAACTACAGGAAGTCATGAAAGCTTTCCCACACTGATCACAGCTGTACGGCTTCTCTCCAGTGTGAATGCGTTGGTGGGTTTTTAAATTACTTAAGCTAGTAAAACTATTCCCACACTGATCACACCAGTAAGGTTTCTCTCCGAGGTGAACACGCTGATGGACTTTCAGGTTACTTAACTTCATGAAAGACTTCCCACACTGGTCACAGCTGTGTGGTTTCTCCCCAGTGTGAACAAGTTGATGCCTTCTTAAACGATCTGCCAGAGAGAAAACTTTCCCACATGTGTCACAGCTGTACGGTTTTTCTTCAGAGTGAATGTGTAAGTGGGACTTCAGGTGATATAACCTACTAAAAGTTGCCCCACATTGACTACAGCTGTAGGGTTTCTCTCCGGTGTGAATGCGCTGGTGGTTTTTTAAACTGCTTATAGCTGTGAAGGTGTTCCCACAGTATTCACAGCTGTAGGGTTTCTCTCCAGTGTGAATCCATTGGTGGGTTTTTAAATGACTTGATGTTGTAAAACAGTTCCCACATTGGTCACAGCTGTACGGTTTCTCTCCAGTGTGAATCCTGCGGTGGGTTTTTAAATTACCTGAAGATGTGAAAGTATTCCCACAGTGGTCGCAGCTGTGCTGCTTCTCGTTAGTGCGAACTCTCTTCTGAGCCTTTGTGCATCTCTGTTTCTATGGTGACGGACAGAcatgaggaaagagagagagggaagagttAGATCTTATGATGGAGTTGTTTATAACAAACACTTTGAGAACATCCAGAGACTAAAGCATCAGCTCTCAGGCATCAGATCAAACTGCATCATTTCTTAGACCCAACATACTTCAGGGCGTATCATCAGGTCTCCGGTCTTATGTCAGGGAGTTGGACTCTTTGCAGCTCAGGTATCAAATcttagtgtttttttattttactgatcaCTTACGGAAGTTTGTTAAAGTTAATACTTCCTGCTTGTTGAAAAGCAGACAAGCATATCTGATAGTTTTAATGCCTAAAGTCTGATAGCTGGTTCCTGAAGTCTGAGTCAGAATGACTAGTACTGGCAGAGTTAGGAGAACCGCCAGTAAACAAAGGGACTGACAGTTCTGACGGTTCTGACTTCGACTCCTACagtcattttcactttttaaatatgTACATCATGTTGCAGTTGTCAGGTTAAACCTACAGCTTTGAACATTATGTGTtggatgatgtttttatcaaaataaaatgaacttaaaTGAAAAGGTCAAACATGAATCCTCAAGTCCTGAACACTGACCTGCAGACCGGTGGGACCAGCGGGCTCGTTGCTCTGGTGGTCCGCGTCCTGGTTCTCCTCCGTCGTCCCAGTCTTGTAGTGGTCCTGGTCTAAGAAATTCGggtcctggttctcctccttcatccccGTCTTGTAGTGGTCGTAGTCTATGAAATCTGGATCCTGGTTCTCCTCCTTAATCACAATCTTGTAATAGTCCTGGTTAATGAAATCTGGGCCCTGGTTCCCCTCCATTATCCCACTGTTGTAGTGGTCCTGGTCGATAAAATCAGGGTCCTGGTTCTCCTCTTTCATCCTGGTCTTGTAGTGGTCCTGGTTGACGAAATCCGGGTCCTGGTTCTCCTCTTTCATCCCGGCCATGTAATGGTCCTGGTCGATGAAATCCGGGTCCTGGTTCTCCTCTTTCATCCTGGCCTTGTAGTGGTCCTGTTCGGTGAAGTCCAggtcctggttctcctccttcatcccGGTCTTGTAGTGGTCCTGGACGGTGAAGTCCGggtcctggttctcctccttcatcccGGTCTTGTAGTGATCCTGGTTGAGGgaatcaaacagaaatgttcTACATTGGTTCCTTTAAGAACATTCCTGTGTTCTACAGTAAAACTAAGacttatattttaattaaacaggAAAAAGGAGTTGATGGAATGAATGATGTAATAAACCTGTAACTCAtctaattaatttttcttttatcttaaaTCAGATCCCTCAAAACAAACCAGAGAAGCAAATGAACTAAACACCTCTGTCAAGATGCGTGTCCTCTGACTATAACTTGATCCTAACCCTGACCACCGAGAGGGGGCGCAACGGGAAACACAGACTTCTATAAAACACCGGAAGTCCCCTACAACACATTTAAGCTAATGCAACAAGTTACGGCCGGTTACAGGcgcaaataaaatgtcaaatcacTAGAGAGAAACTTAAACCTTAAAGTTAAAGCTCTGAAATCCGTTTAACAACGAGGACACCGGCCTCTGTTTGACTTTAAGTCGTGGATGGTTCGTTCGTCTGTTGTCAAAGAACAGCGTCAGCTAGCTACGTTAGCTTCCGCCCGACGAGCTAATGCTAGTTAGTTCCTCTTTTCTGACGCAgcgaaacaggaagttgtttcaaaaatataaaactgccTCGGAAAAATGTAAAGTCACGGTGTCATTCACTGTATCATATAAAACTTACCTGGAAAGGCCCGATTATCAGAACAGAGTTCGACCAACCCGCAGTCTTTACGCTGCaggatgaaaacaggaagtcccGGAGTGTAATAACGTCCTGGTGAAACATAGAACAACACGTTGGTTCCGTTGTTACAACACGTTAGTAATCTCAGCTATATTGCCCGTCAAAGATTGACAACCACTCTCATTCATTTATAACCATTAACATCAATGATCGTGGATGAACCTTCTGATGATtcagaattaattaattttcaccactttatccATCTTCATTGTAGGAGTTATTTTGTGATTGGACCAGTGTTGATGTCAGGGAAAGAGTTAAGCAAGCTGACCTgtcactgttattattattaccaatgatctactggacacatgaatttctccaaggagataaataaagtatctatctatatatatctactCAAAAAACATGGACCAAGACAGGTCGATATCACAGTCATAATAACTGAAAGATGTAAATACATGATCATATTGTTACTATAATTCGTTGGTATTTCATGATACTGAATCATTGTCCAGCGCATTCTGTTGTCTTtattaatttcactttttttattgtggAAAATTAAACAATCTTATtatatagtattttaatgtttttctttgtcaagaTTGATCAGAAATACTTATTCATAACAAAAACTTTTAACGTTACTtccagtatatatatatataaaatataatcaaatgaCTGTAAAGTTTATACTCTCGCCTTCCTTTGCAGGCCCGCGCCGACTTCAATCCGTCAGCTGACCATCAGAGGTATAAAAAGTAGTTGCTCTGCTCACTCagtatgttaaaataaaaaaaagcaggtaTGAACAAGAAAACTGGAAAATGGCAAAGAGCTGGTCGACCAAGGAGCACACCAAGTCACCAATGTTCTCCAGGATGTAGGCGCACGTGTTTCCTTGTTCAAGAAACATCACGACCACAGAAGTTATTGTACTCGGGCCTGAACACCTCAGAAACACATGATCTGATGATATACTTGCTCAGGATGGCATTACCTTCGGGTCACTGTTGACCAGGACGTGTCTTTTACTTCAGCCTTTTTCCACCTGACCATTACTGTCCTGTCTCTAAAGGAAGCTGAAAAcctaaagaaataaaactttattatcaGGACGTCCCAATAACCGAGTGAAAAGCCTCCAGCTGATCCAACATGCTGCaggtttcttcctctttctctggtatttctcacagctgctgcacaatAACAGGCACAGTGTTTAAGACTGAATTCAATACAATCTATCAGTCATTGAAATTGCCGACAAATGACGTTGTTCAGGGAAAGGTGAATCAGTTTCATTGATGACATGGAGGAACATTAGGAGACGACACAGAAGCTGTTTCATAGTTTAACGGAGAACTAATTATTGAGTGCAGCTGGAGTTCAGATCAAACCCGTCCTTCActagaaatacagaaatctaATCGTGTAACAGTTAAattactgaaacacacacaattacacttTCATTTTACAATGAAATCGATCTCCAtccagaacaacacacacacacctactgagcatgtgtgagccggtgtaaacaggaagtagatcgtctcctctgcagtaaatcctctgaaggaggaacagcaaagacagttgtagcaggagttttcagaataaaacacaaacccagagttttcagaataaaacaggtccagcagtTTCCAAActctgttggggggggggggggtcagtacGACCTGATGGGTGCAGTAGGAAGGAGatgatttaataaatgtttttatcttgtgaaagaagaagcagagaccTCCATTCACTTTGACAGATTTATTGAGAAAACCATGAAGAATATTTCATGCAGAATAAAAGATCAGAAAAGTTCAGTGTCTGAAAAATAGAACAACTTAAAGTTTAGTCCAAGTTTGTctcaaaaattaaaacaacttAAAGACCAACGAACAGTGAAGTCCAGTCTCTCAGACCGAGGTCAGGAATCAGAGTTAGTCACTGAGAACACTGGCTTCTTGAATAAAAACTATCACTACTATATATCAGAACAGatcaaacatacagtacaatgaCAATGTTACTAAAAAGAACTAAAACATGTAGTGTAGCGGGAAGAGCACTTCATTCTTTATAGAaaacaggaattaaaaaaaggaaagtataAAGTTGGTTTCAGCGGctacaacagtgaaaaatgtctcatgcagtttcccagagtccaaAGTTTTGAGGTCAGGTGTGTTTCATTCTTCCGACAGCACCGAGGTGCTGCACATATAAAAGTACATGAGAGcaggaaagcagcaaatcttcatcTGATTCAACTGAACCAGGAAATGTTTAAGTTTCTTCTTGACTCAGTAACTCTCAGAAATGAGCTTGACTAaatctgtgtgttgtttctgtgcCAGTCGCCACGGCAGCTCTCTGCTGCAATGACGCAAAGTGTTCTGGTGCTGCAGCAGATCAGTGACTGTTGTACAGACAACACACTGTCTGATGTCTGAGGGCTACACCCGtcattacagctgcagcaggacgGTGGACGGAGAGGCGGGTGGTTCGCTCTGCAGTCTGTAAATTCCCTCGAGCAGGAAGGAGGCGACAGTGGCGACGTCCAGGAAATGTCTCATTTCACATCGATCAGACCAGTAAAGTCTTTATCATCCAGTGTGAGCATGTCAATGCTCATTTCGTTGCCTTGGCGTGCGTTCGTCACAGCTGTGCGGTTTCTCTCCGGTGTAGATGTGTCGGCGGGGGCATCAGGTCGTGTGACCTCCTGAAAGCTGCCTCACACCTACAGACCTTTCTGTGTGTGCCAGGTGTTG
It encodes:
- the LOC130164931 gene encoding LOW QUALITY PROTEIN: zinc finger protein 420-like (The sequence of the model RefSeq protein was modified relative to this genomic sequence to represent the inferred CDS: substituted 1 base at 1 genomic stop codon); amino-acid sequence: MKEENQDPDFTVQDHYKTGMKEENQDLDFTEQDHYKARMKEENQDPDFIDQDHYMAGMKEENQDPDFVNQDHYKTRMKEENQDPDFIDQDHYNSGIMEGNQGPDFINQDYYKIVIKEENQDPDFIDYDHYKTGMKEENQDPNFLDQDHYKTGTTEENQDADHQSNEPAGPTGLQKQRCTKAQKRVRTNEKQHSCDHCGNTFTSSGNLKTHRRIHTGEKPYSCDQCGNCFTTSSHLKTHQWIHTGEKPYSCEYCGNTFTAISSLKNHQRIHTGEKPYSCSQCGATFSRLYHLKSHLHIHSEEKPYSCDTCGKVFSLADRLRRHQLVHTGEKPHSCDQCGKSFMKLSNLKVHQRVHLGEKPYWCDQCGNSFTSLSNLKTHQRIHTGEKPYSCDQCGKAFMTSCSLKRHQRIHSRERPYSCDQCGKAYVTLKELHTHQHLHSGERPYSCDLCGKTFATVSRLKPHKRIHTGEKPHSCDTCGRAFVTLSQLKSHRRIHTGEKPYVCDQCGKAFSSSSQCIVHQRVHTGEKPYSCDQCGAVFSQSGDLRNHRRSHTGEKPFICDKCGKAFSRSTSLKIHQRVHVSXKHSTPKQCSSSMFHPDTGICRDFLFSSCSVKTAGWSNSVLIIGPFQDHYKTGMKEENQDPDFIDHDQENTGIKEENQDQDFIDQDLFKTGMKEENQDPDFIDNDQENNGIKEEDQDPDFVDQGHYKIVIKEENQDPDFIDEDHYKTAVKEEHQDPDFNDPDQEKVGIKEENQDPDFNDQTGTTEENQEHRSLEAAGPAGLQKRRRTKTRRRVHAKEKQHSCDQCGKTFTSSSHLNTHHKFIHCGEKPYSCDSCGKSFSVAYRLRRHQLIHTGEKPHSCEQCGKSFLKLGNLKVHQRVHLGEKPYWCDQCGNSFTNSGNLKAHQRIHTGEKPYSCDQCGKAFMTSCSLKRHQRIHTGERPYSCDQCGKAFVSSSKLHIHQRLHTGEKPYSCDLCGKAFVSLSRLKPHRRIHTGEKPYSCDICGKAFVTLSQVKPHRRIHTGEKPYSCDQCGKAFGSSSQYTVHQRIHTGEKPYSCDQCGAVFSQSGDLKNHQRIHTGEKPYVCEKCGKAFGRSSILKIHQRVHAS